One Gossypium hirsutum isolate 1008001.06 chromosome A11, Gossypium_hirsutum_v2.1, whole genome shotgun sequence genomic window carries:
- the LOC121210015 gene encoding probable serine/threonine-protein kinase PBL21, protein MECVGKGTKGMAEFQAEIAVLSKVRHLVALLGYCINGNERLLVYEYMPRGTLCIQQEETENMGMKRNYLQEETERFCASQACRSSEELKNFTENLVVFFTNLKTNKLQSRFSTSSEIEMKFHCTGLVNQAAVQ, encoded by the exons ATGGAATGTGTTGGTAAAGGTACTAAAGGAATGGCTGAGTTCCAAGCTGAAATTGCAGTGCTTTCAAAGGTTAGGCATTTGGTTGCTCTTTTAGGTTATTGTATCAATGGTAATGAGAGGCTTTTGGTTTATGAGTACATGCCTCGTGGTACCCTTTGTATCCAG CAAGAAGAAACAGAGAATATGGGAATGAAAAGAAATTACTTACAAGAAGAAACAGAGAGATTTTGCGCTTCACAGGCTTGTCGGTCGTCGGAGGAGCTGAAGAACTTCACAGAGAATTTGGTTGTTTTCTTCACAAATCTGAAAACAAATAAG CTTCAGTCCCGTTTCAGCACCAGCAGTGAGATTGAAATGAAATTTCACTGCACTGGACTGGTGAACCAAGCAGCAGTTCAGTGA